The region ATTAACTTCATTGGCAGTTGAAGTCTTTTGATTTTCATCACTATCGCTCATCATACTACTATCAACTACTTTTTGTTCTAATTGTTTTGTGTTTTTTTTATCTATTTTTTTAGATTTTTTCCCTATTTCAAGTATTCTTTTATTATCTACCTTTTCTATTTTCTTTTTTGGTTTTTTGATACTTTTTGTCCATACATCACTAAATAGATCATCAATATTTACATCACTAGGTTCAGCAACACTTTGTTCTACAGTAGGAGTTATTACACTTTGCTTAGTACTTTTTTGCACCTTTGGCATATCAAGAGAAATTGAAATATAATTATCTTTTTTTAGAGCATATATATCTATATTAGATTTAGAAAAAAGTGTATAAACTATCAAAAATGTAAAAAATGCAAAAAGTGATATTGATATAACACCACTTATATAAAAGTATGAACTATTATTACCCATTTGTAGCTAATGAAACCTCAGAGAAGCCTGCTTGTTTTACAGCAGCCAAAACTGACATAACAACACCGTAGTCCAAAGTTTTATCTGCACTTATTAGCACAGTAGCTTTTAAATCTAGTTTTTTAGAATAAAGAAAAAAATTATCCATAAATTCATGTAATTGATAATTGTCTTTGTTTATTTTAACGTTTTGTTTTTTATCTATGGATATATGTACTGGTGGAATTTTAGATAGTTGTTGGCTCATAGAACCTTGAGGGAGTTTAATGTTTTCTTCATATATAATATTTGGAGCTATTACCATCAAAATAGCTAATAAGACCAACATTACATCCACAAGTGGAGTAATATTTAATTCTGGTTTATCATCAAAATCATACATTTACTAAACTTTTCTAGCTAAAATAGCATCACTTTGCATCTGAAGAAAACCAATGAGTTCAAATGTCTTTCTTTTTAATATTTGATGATATGTATAAGCAAATATAGCTACAAAGATACCAGCAGCAGTTGCGATAAGAGCATCTGAGACACCACTTGAAATAATAGACATACTTCCACTGCTTTGACCAATATGTGTAAATGTGTCTAATATAGAAACAACCGTTCCAAAAAGACCTATAAATGGTGTTGTGGATGCAAATATAGATAATAAAGAAAGTCCTTTAGTTGCTTCTTTTGTTGCAGCTAACATTCCTAAATCTAAAATTTCTTTGCTTACATTTGAACTAGTCTTTATAAAGTTATTTAAAAAAGAGATATTACTAACAGTTGTAGCTCCCAAAAGAAGAGATTCTAAAGAACTATTTTCTCTCTCTAGCCAACTATTAATAGTAAAATAACGATAAAAAAACACCCAGTTTAGTACAATAAAATATACTGACAATAAAGCCAGTACACCCAAAGTAACTGGGTGACTTTTAAGATAGAAATCTATGAGGTTGTTAATCATATATTATAACAATCTTTGAGCTGCTGATTCAATTCTTGCTGTTGCAGATGCAATTGCTGGATTAGAATCTGCAATATCGTTAATAAGTTGTTTAGCGTCTTCTAGTGCATTTGCTATGTCACTTTCACTATCACCACGAATAGCAACAGCACCTTCAACTAAAACAATTACTTTGGCTTCATCGACTTGAACTACACCCCAGTTTATCAATATTGACTCGATTGCTTTATTTTGTTTTTCGATATCAATCACACCTGCTTCCAACAAAGTTGATAATGAAGCATGATGTGGTAATACACCGAATTCTCCCTCTTCACCAGGAAGAGTTACACTAACGACGTCATCGTTAAAGATTTCACCATTAGGAGTTAGGATTTCAAGTTTTAGCGTATCCATTACAGTCCTTTAGTATTATGAGTTATTTTTGCTTTGCAGCTTTTTCAATTGCCTCATCTATACCACCAACCATATAAAATGCATTTTCTGGCATATCATCATAGTCGCCATTTAAGATTCCTTTGAAACCTTTAATAGTATCTTCAAGAGAAACATATTTACCAGGAGAACCTGTAAATACCTCTGCAACGAAGAATGGTTGAGATAAGAATTTCTCAATTTTACGAGCTCTTTCAACAACATTTTTATCATCTTCAGAAAGTTCATCCATACCAAGAATCGCAATAATATCTTGAAGATCTTTATACTTTTGAAGAGTTTGTTGAACACCACGAGCAACACCATAGTGTTCTTCACCAATAATTTGTGGATCAAGTAGTCTTGAAGTTGAATCTAGAGGATCAACTGCAGGATAAATACCTTTTTCCGCAATTTTACGGTTAAGAACTGTTGTTGCATCTAAGTGAGCAAATACAGAAGCTGGCGCAGGGTCAGTTAAGTCATCCGCAGGAACATATACAGCTTGAACAGAAGTAATTGAACCATTTTTTGTTGATGTAATTCTATCTTGCAATGCACCCATTTCACGAGCTAGTGTTGGTTGGTAACCAACTGCAGAAGGAATACGACCAAGAAGTGCTGACATCTCAGAACCTGATTGAGCAAAACGGAAGATATTATCAACGAACATTAGTACGTCAAGGTTCTTCTCATCTCTAAAATACTCAGCCATAGTAAGACCAGTAAGAGCGATACGGTTACGTGCTCCTGGAGGCTCACTCATTTGACCATAACAAAGTGCAACTTTGTCAAGTACATTAGAATCTTTCATCTCATGATAAAGGTCATTACCTTCACGAGTTCTCTCACCAACACCAGCAAATACAGATAGACCATCATGACCCATTGCAACGTTGTGAATAAGCTCCATAATAATAACTGTTTTACCAACACCAGCACCACCAAAAAGTCCTACTTTACCACCTTTAGAATAAGGAGCAAGTAAGTCAACAACTTTGATACCAGTTTCAAACATTTCAGTTGTAGTTGATTGATCAACTAAAGCTGGAGGCTCACGGTGAATAGACCAAGTAGGTGAATCAGTAACTTGTTCACCACCATCAATAGTCTCACCAATAACATTAAAGATACGACCTAGTACCTTTTCACCAACTGGAACTTTAATAGGAGCACCTGTAGCAGTAGCATCCATACCACGAACTAAACCTTCACTCATATCCATAGCAATTGTTCTTACACGACCGTCACCTAAGTGAGCTGCAACTTCAAGTACTAAACGAGTTTTAGTACCTTCTAAATCAATTTGAACTTCAATTGCTTCATTAATTATTGGAAGATAACCATTAAAATCAACATCAACAATTGGGCCCATAACCTGGCTTATTTTACCAATCATATTTTTCTCCATTATTTCATAGACTCCACACCACTTATAATTTCTATAAGTTCTGTAGTAATAGCTGCTTGTCTAGCTTTGTTAAACTGAACATTTAGTGACTTAACCATATCTTTAGCATTGTTAGTAGCTGTATCCATAGCCTGCATTCTAGCACTATGTTCAGCAGCAACTGAATCAATTAGTGCATAATACATTGCATATTGAGCATATCTACTTACCAAAGAATCTAGCATATGTTCTTCATCTTGAGCTTCAATATCTAAGATTGAATCTTGAACTTCTTCACACTCAAATTGAGTTGTGTCTATAGGCAATACATTGCTAACATGTAACTCTTGAGTTATCATATTTTTGTATCCGTTATAGACAATATGAAGACCATCAATCTTTCCATCTTTATAGTCTTCAATAGAAGTCATGATGAATTCATCAGCTCTTTCTTTATCAGGTTTTGAACTTAAATTAGTAACTTCATCAAATAGTTCAACTTCATTATATTTAAAAAATTCAATACCCTTTTTACCGATTCCGCGTAGACGCACTTTTACATTTTTTTCTTTGTACTCTGAAAGAAGTTTTTTAACAGCTTTAATAGTTTGAATATTAAAACCACCACAAAGACCTTTATCAGCAGTTACAAATATAATGTCAACCATTTTTGGATTTTCAATCTCGATAAAACAACGATTGTCAATTCCGCCAACTTTATTACATTTAATACGTCCAGCAATTTCGGCAATAACCTGATTCATTTTTGCAGCATAAAGACGTGAGCGTTTTGCAAGCTCTTCTGCACGACGAAGCTTAGCTGTTGACACAAGCTTCATTGCACGAGTTGTCTTTTGAGTATTTGAAACACTCTTAATCTGTCTTTGAATATCTTTCAAGTTTGCCATAAAGTTTTCCTTACGCCACTACAAAAGTAGCTTTGAATTCTTCAAGTGCTTTAATCATTAGTGCTTTAGTATCATCATCTACTTTTGAAGTACTTCTAATATTCTCAAAAATTTGAGGATAACTAGCTTCAATAAATGGATACATTTCA is a window of uncultured Sulfurimonas sp. DNA encoding:
- the atpC gene encoding ATP synthase F1 subunit epsilon, with the protein product MDTLKLEILTPNGEIFNDDVVSVTLPGEEGEFGVLPHHASLSTLLEAGVIDIEKQNKAIESILINWGVVQVDEAKVIVLVEGAVAIRGDSESDIANALEDAKQLINDIADSNPAIASATARIESAAQRLL
- a CDS encoding TonB C-terminal domain-containing protein; its protein translation is MGNNSSYFYISGVISISLFAFFTFLIVYTLFSKSNIDIYALKKDNYISISLDMPKVQKSTKQSVITPTVEQSVAEPSDVNIDDLFSDVWTKSIKKPKKKIEKVDNKRILEIGKKSKKIDKKNTKQLEQKVVDSSMMSDSDENQKTSTANEVNEYLAKIQALVYQNFAPPQNSQGYSVKAVIELSAIGKVMDFRILTYSQNSNLNNECDKIKDRLAGVLFPINPHNKSGSYIVMLTSKE
- the atpD gene encoding F0F1 ATP synthase subunit beta, encoding MIGKISQVMGPIVDVDFNGYLPIINEAIEVQIDLEGTKTRLVLEVAAHLGDGRVRTIAMDMSEGLVRGMDATATGAPIKVPVGEKVLGRIFNVIGETIDGGEQVTDSPTWSIHREPPALVDQSTTTEMFETGIKVVDLLAPYSKGGKVGLFGGAGVGKTVIIMELIHNVAMGHDGLSVFAGVGERTREGNDLYHEMKDSNVLDKVALCYGQMSEPPGARNRIALTGLTMAEYFRDEKNLDVLMFVDNIFRFAQSGSEMSALLGRIPSAVGYQPTLAREMGALQDRITSTKNGSITSVQAVYVPADDLTDPAPASVFAHLDATTVLNRKIAEKGIYPAVDPLDSTSRLLDPQIIGEEHYGVARGVQQTLQKYKDLQDIIAILGMDELSEDDKNVVERARKIEKFLSQPFFVAEVFTGSPGKYVSLEDTIKGFKGILNGDYDDMPENAFYMVGGIDEAIEKAAKQK
- a CDS encoding MotA/TolQ/ExbB proton channel family protein gives rise to the protein MSVYFIVLNWVFFYRYFTINSWLERENSSLESLLLGATTVSNISFLNNFIKTSSNVSKEILDLGMLAATKEATKGLSLLSIFASTTPFIGLFGTVVSILDTFTHIGQSSGSMSIISSGVSDALIATAAGIFVAIFAYTYHQILKRKTFELIGFLQMQSDAILARKV
- a CDS encoding biopolymer transporter ExbD, with amino-acid sequence MYDFDDKPELNITPLVDVMLVLLAILMVIAPNIIYEENIKLPQGSMSQQLSKIPPVHISIDKKQNVKINKDNYQLHEFMDNFFLYSKKLDLKATVLISADKTLDYGVVMSVLAAVKQAGFSEVSLATNG
- the atpG gene encoding ATP synthase F1 subunit gamma, with protein sequence MANLKDIQRQIKSVSNTQKTTRAMKLVSTAKLRRAEELAKRSRLYAAKMNQVIAEIAGRIKCNKVGGIDNRCFIEIENPKMVDIIFVTADKGLCGGFNIQTIKAVKKLLSEYKEKNVKVRLRGIGKKGIEFFKYNEVELFDEVTNLSSKPDKERADEFIMTSIEDYKDGKIDGLHIVYNGYKNMITQELHVSNVLPIDTTQFECEEVQDSILDIEAQDEEHMLDSLVSRYAQYAMYYALIDSVAAEHSARMQAMDTATNNAKDMVKSLNVQFNKARQAAITTELIEIISGVESMK